In Gammaproteobacteria bacterium, a single genomic region encodes these proteins:
- the amrB gene encoding AmmeMemoRadiSam system protein B: protein MHTARIPAVAGMFYPADARELRAQVRALLAAAEPAAGSVPKAVIAPHAGYVYSGPVAASLYARLIPARGRIRRVVLLGPAHRIAFDGLALSSATAFATPLGEIPLDTAAAAQLLTLPQVRILDEAHRMEHSLEVQLPFLQEVLGDFTLIPLVVGDAAPEEVSEVIEALWGGDETLVVISSDLSHYRDYATAQRLDAATSRAIEALQPQDIRYDDACGRNPVNGLLLCAQRHGLHARVLDLRNSGDTAGTRDRVVGYGAFAFDG from the coding sequence ATGCATACCGCCAGAATCCCGGCCGTCGCCGGCATGTTCTACCCTGCGGACGCGCGCGAGCTGCGCGCCCAGGTCCGCGCACTGCTCGCCGCGGCGGAACCCGCGGCGGGATCCGTACCCAAGGCCGTCATCGCGCCGCACGCCGGCTACGTCTACTCCGGCCCGGTCGCGGCGAGCCTCTACGCGCGGCTGATCCCGGCGCGCGGGCGCATCCGGCGCGTCGTGCTGCTCGGCCCTGCCCATCGCATTGCCTTCGACGGCCTGGCGCTCAGCAGCGCAACGGCCTTCGCCACGCCGCTGGGCGAGATCCCGCTTGACACCGCCGCGGCTGCGCAACTGCTGACACTGCCGCAGGTCCGCATCCTGGACGAGGCGCACCGCATGGAGCACAGCCTGGAGGTGCAACTGCCCTTCCTGCAGGAAGTGCTCGGCGATTTCACGCTGATACCGCTGGTGGTCGGCGATGCCGCGCCCGAAGAGGTAAGCGAGGTGATCGAGGCGCTATGGGGCGGCGACGAGACGCTGGTCGTGATCAGCAGCGACCTCAGCCATTACCGCGACTACGCCACGGCGCAGCGGCTCGACGCCGCCACCTCGCGCGCGATCGAGGCGCTGCAGCCGCAGGACATCCGCTACGACGACGCCTGCGGCCGCAACCCGGTTAACGGCCTGCTGCTGTGTGCGCAGCGGCACGGTCTGCACGCCCGCGTACTCGACCTGCGCAACTCCGGCGACACCGCCGGCACGCGCGACCGCGTGGTGGGCTACGGCGCCTTCGCCTTCGATGGATAG
- a CDS encoding pentapeptide repeat-containing protein, whose protein sequence is MRPDKTQHQLWFTRRGEAVQGPFPAGQIMRYVILGRVLLSDEVSTDGKVWVPLSQVPEMIPEIVQSDADDPALSQRLQAAKRWEDERGRNRRRDEAAIDADQRGAEDRRKQAASAARRPRTARPDRLGEHIAQNRRHRLVSALIAVGVLAFLGMLVVIYRPATKVDSTGLDCAQPPAPGVEWSNCAFDGRGLARADLTAAQMKNMRLTRADLSGAVLERADLSYSELAVARLRDARLGGAVLVGASLRGADLGGADLAGADLSYADLLGADLTGANLVAATLDNAIWIDGNICAPGSVGRCQTARN, encoded by the coding sequence ATGCGGCCGGATAAGACGCAGCACCAGCTCTGGTTTACCCGGCGCGGCGAGGCCGTGCAGGGCCCCTTTCCTGCCGGCCAGATCATGCGCTATGTCATCCTCGGCCGGGTGCTGCTGTCGGACGAGGTCAGCACGGACGGGAAGGTCTGGGTGCCGCTGAGCCAGGTTCCGGAGATGATTCCGGAGATCGTGCAGTCCGACGCCGACGACCCCGCGCTGAGCCAGCGCCTGCAGGCGGCGAAGCGCTGGGAGGATGAGCGCGGCCGGAACCGGCGGCGCGACGAGGCCGCGATCGACGCCGACCAGCGGGGTGCGGAGGACCGGCGCAAGCAGGCGGCCTCCGCCGCCCGGCGCCCGCGCACCGCGCGTCCCGACCGCCTCGGTGAGCATATCGCGCAGAACAGGCGCCACCGCCTGGTGTCGGCGCTGATCGCGGTCGGCGTGCTGGCATTCCTCGGCATGCTGGTGGTGATTTACCGGCCTGCGACGAAGGTCGACAGCACGGGGCTGGACTGCGCGCAGCCGCCCGCGCCCGGCGTGGAATGGAGCAACTGCGCATTCGACGGACGCGGGCTCGCGCGCGCCGACCTTACCGCTGCGCAAATGAAGAACATGCGCCTCACCCGCGCCGATCTCAGCGGTGCAGTGCTGGAACGGGCCGATCTTTCCTACAGCGAGCTGGCGGTGGCGCGTCTGCGCGACGCCCGCCTGGGCGGCGCGGTGCTCGTGGGCGCCAGCCTGCGCGGGGCCGATCTCGGCGGCGCGGACCTCGCGGGCGCCGATCTCTCCTACGCCGATCTGCTCGGCGCCGACCTCACCGGCGCGAACCTGGTCGCCGCGACCCTGGACAACGCCATCTGGATCGACGGCAACATCTGCGCGCCGGGCTCGGTCGGCCGCTGCCAGACCGCACGCAATTAA
- the amrA gene encoding AmmeMemoRadiSam system protein A, with protein sequence MDSRPHEADTAAGAPVRLLSIAAAAIAHGLAHGEPPALRLAEYPPELRRPGASFVTLTCGDELRGCIGTLEPFRALAHDLVMNAYAAAFLDPRFPPLAGAEAALLTVEVAVLNPLEVLVCGSETELIGRLRPHTDGVVLEEGTRHRATFLPKVWEALPEPEDFLRELRRKAGLAPGYWSDTLRFARYTTGVIRSGYLDALARGAGA encoded by the coding sequence ATGGATAGCCGGCCGCACGAGGCGGACACCGCGGCCGGCGCGCCCGTACGGCTGCTGTCCATCGCCGCCGCCGCGATCGCGCACGGGCTCGCGCACGGCGAACCCCCGGCGCTGCGTCTCGCCGAGTACCCGCCCGAGCTGCGCCGGCCCGGCGCGAGCTTCGTCACGCTGACATGCGGGGACGAATTGCGCGGCTGCATCGGCACCCTCGAACCGTTTCGCGCACTGGCGCACGACCTGGTCATGAACGCCTACGCGGCCGCCTTCCTCGATCCGCGCTTCCCGCCGCTCGCCGGCGCCGAGGCGGCGCTGCTGACCGTGGAGGTGGCGGTGCTGAATCCGCTTGAGGTCCTCGTCTGCGGCAGCGAAACCGAGCTGATCGGGCGGCTGCGCCCGCACACCGACGGGGTGGTGCTGGAGGAAGGGACGCGCCACCGTGCGACCTTCCTGCCCAAGGTGTGGGAGGCGCTGCCGGAGCCGGAGGATTTCCTGCGCGAGCTGCGGCGCAAGGCCGGCCTGGCGCCGGGATACTGGTCGGACACGCTGCGCTTTGCGCGCTATACCACCGGCGTGATCCGGAGCGGATACCTGGATGCGCTCGCACGCGGCGCCGGGGCATGA
- a CDS encoding EAL domain-containing protein has protein sequence MSSAHNSSRDTRAATATAADHPPALNEQQDINSRLDELRAMGILVAAAADGDATPIGVMLAKNGFTRVVTATDGDTVLQALRGSLDFGSRPIDLLLLDVATTQFDGHELCRAIRRQPAWIDMPIILIRQRTAWQEDMLPGSFAAGATDILFRPVQRAELIPRVISALLLKKERDIRRQHESELETELAERKVMEARLQYLVSHDDLTGLFNRRRLELALEDAIASARANSNTAALLYVDLDQFKVINDLEGHAVGDRLLMSIANILRKQLRAHDILARISSDEYAVLIEDTGEAEALARAETLRTAIDEYRFRTEDRNYHVCASIGVTLILPHEDINASEALARSSQACFEAKTHGRNLVHLFNKDDVETNILRNAADWVPRIREALAHDRFCMFFQPVIELPGGRVVGYEALIRMREADGSLVTPDRFIPVAERMGLIHDIDLWVVQYAIDVLARLPREQSHLTLNVNLSIHAFQDHALLPLVRDKLARSGVAAERITFEITETAAVASYDQTRNMINQLRELGCRFALDDFGTGFSSFNYLKQFPVDYLKIDGSFIRNLLNDPVDQRLVKSMIEVGRTLGKVVVAEFVENAEILALLGEYGVNRAQGNFIGEPMPEIPPG, from the coding sequence ATGAGCTCCGCGCACAATTCCAGCCGCGATACCCGGGCGGCGACGGCAACCGCCGCCGACCACCCGCCAGCCCTGAACGAACAGCAGGACATCAATTCCCGTCTTGACGAACTGCGCGCCATGGGCATCCTGGTGGCCGCGGCCGCGGACGGCGACGCCACGCCGATCGGGGTCATGCTGGCGAAGAACGGCTTCACCCGCGTCGTCACCGCCACGGACGGCGACACGGTCCTGCAGGCGCTGCGCGGGAGCCTGGACTTCGGCTCCCGCCCCATCGATCTCCTGCTGCTCGACGTCGCCACGACGCAGTTCGACGGCCATGAGCTGTGCCGCGCGATCCGCCGCCAGCCGGCCTGGATCGACATGCCGATCATCCTCATCCGGCAGCGCACCGCCTGGCAGGAGGACATGCTGCCGGGCAGCTTCGCCGCCGGCGCCACCGACATCCTGTTCCGGCCGGTGCAGCGCGCCGAGCTGATCCCGCGCGTGATCTCCGCCCTGCTGCTGAAGAAGGAGCGCGATATCCGCCGCCAGCACGAGAGCGAACTCGAGACCGAGCTCGCCGAGCGCAAGGTGATGGAGGCGCGGCTGCAGTATCTGGTCTCGCACGACGACCTCACCGGCCTGTTCAACCGCCGCCGGCTCGAGCTCGCGCTGGAGGATGCTATCGCGAGCGCACGCGCGAACTCAAACACCGCCGCCCTGCTCTACGTCGACCTCGACCAGTTCAAGGTCATCAACGACCTGGAGGGCCACGCGGTCGGCGACCGGCTCCTGATGAGCATCGCCAACATCCTGCGCAAGCAGCTGCGCGCGCACGACATCCTCGCCCGCATCAGCTCCGACGAGTATGCCGTGCTGATCGAGGACACCGGCGAGGCCGAGGCGCTGGCGCGGGCGGAGACCCTGCGCACGGCCATCGACGAGTACCGCTTCCGCACCGAGGACCGCAACTATCACGTGTGCGCGAGCATCGGTGTGACGTTGATCCTGCCGCACGAGGACATCAACGCGAGCGAGGCCTTGGCGCGTTCCAGCCAGGCCTGCTTCGAGGCGAAGACGCACGGGCGCAACCTGGTGCACCTGTTCAACAAGGATGACGTCGAGACGAACATCCTGCGCAACGCGGCCGACTGGGTGCCGCGCATCCGCGAGGCGCTCGCGCACGACCGGTTCTGCATGTTCTTCCAGCCGGTGATCGAGCTGCCCGGCGGACGCGTGGTCGGCTATGAGGCGCTGATACGCATGCGCGAGGCCGATGGCTCGCTGGTCACGCCGGACCGCTTCATACCGGTCGCCGAGCGCATGGGCCTGATCCACGACATCGACCTGTGGGTCGTGCAGTACGCGATCGACGTGCTTGCGCGCCTGCCGCGCGAGCAGTCGCACCTGACCCTCAACGTCAACCTGTCGATCCACGCCTTCCAGGACCACGCCCTGCTGCCGCTGGTGCGCGACAAGCTCGCGCGCAGCGGGGTGGCGGCGGAACGCATCACCTTCGAGATCACCGAAACGGCGGCGGTGGCGAGCTATGACCAGACGCGCAACATGATCAACCAGCTGCGCGAGCTGGGCTGCCGCTTCGCGCTGGACGACTTCGGCACCGGCTTCAGCTCCTTCAACTACCTGAAGCAGTTCCCGGTGGATTACCTGAAGATCGACGGCAGCTTCATCCGCAACCTGCTCAATGATCCGGTCGACCAGCGCCTCGTCAAGTCGATGATCGAGGTCGGGCGCACGCTGGGGAAGGTGGTGGTGGCGGAGTTCGTCGAGAATGCCGAGATCCTCGCCCTGCTCGGCGAGTACGGCGTCAACCGCGCGCAGGGCAACTTCATCGGGGAACCGATGCCGGAGATCCCGCCGGGCTGA
- the motD gene encoding flagellar motor protein MotD, with protein sequence MARKKKHEEHENHERWLVSYADFITLLFAFFVVMYAVSSVNAGKYRVLSDSLVAAFNEPKKSFEPIQVGEIVKSATNASIEIVSKPTLIKVPIVTLSNQDTDKGNLPGAGFTSSPENARDIQKIADEVAEAMQKLVDMGLVAISVTDLWVEVDIKDSVLFPSGSARIRQEAIEVLTRVAAILADFSNPVRVEGFTDNVPINTPVYPSNWELSSARASSVVRLFEGHGISSTRLSAVGYGEYRPVIANDTAEGRAKNRRVVLVVLADKEVEYLLDERLRQSAVPEEAGSTASPAATDIAPLATEPADSVPLSPAGVAEPAEVPPATAPGFTAPAAPPAVPPTPAATAPAQAGVKPPRPPNPRPQRAITLPPVPALPVRPLELAPPAAQPRVEIGLPPLLPRGASIAGRQPDARSP encoded by the coding sequence ATGGCGCGCAAGAAAAAGCATGAGGAGCACGAGAATCACGAGCGCTGGCTCGTGTCGTACGCGGATTTCATCACGCTGCTGTTCGCGTTCTTCGTCGTCATGTACGCGGTTTCTTCGGTCAACGCCGGCAAATACCGCGTCCTGTCCGATTCACTGGTGGCGGCCTTCAACGAACCCAAGAAATCCTTCGAGCCGATCCAGGTGGGCGAGATCGTGAAATCCGCCACCAATGCCTCGATCGAGATCGTCAGCAAGCCCACGCTGATCAAGGTCCCGATCGTCACCCTGAGCAACCAGGATACGGACAAGGGCAACCTGCCCGGCGCCGGCTTCACATCGTCGCCGGAGAACGCGCGCGACATCCAGAAGATTGCGGACGAGGTAGCCGAGGCCATGCAGAAGCTGGTCGACATGGGACTGGTCGCGATCAGCGTGACGGACCTCTGGGTCGAGGTGGACATCAAGGACAGCGTGCTGTTTCCGAGCGGCAGCGCGCGGATCCGCCAGGAGGCGATCGAGGTGCTCACCCGCGTCGCGGCCATCCTGGCCGATTTCTCCAATCCGGTCCGCGTGGAGGGATTCACCGACAACGTGCCCATCAATACCCCGGTCTATCCGTCGAACTGGGAACTGTCCTCCGCGCGCGCCTCCAGCGTGGTGCGCCTGTTCGAGGGTCACGGCATCTCTTCCACCCGTCTGTCGGCGGTCGGCTACGGCGAGTATCGTCCGGTCATCGCCAACGATACTGCTGAAGGCCGCGCGAAAAACCGCCGCGTGGTACTGGTCGTGCTGGCCGACAAGGAGGTCGAATACCTCCTCGACGAACGCCTGCGCCAGTCCGCTGTCCCGGAGGAGGCAGGGTCCACCGCGTCTCCCGCAGCCACCGACATAGCGCCGCTGGCGACGGAACCGGCGGATTCCGTTCCTCTGTCGCCGGCCGGCGTAGCGGAGCCCGCGGAAGTTCCGCCTGCCACGGCGCCGGGCTTCACCGCGCCCGCCGCGCCGCCGGCGGTGCCGCCAACCCCGGCCGCCACGGCCCCCGCGCAGGCCGGCGTGAAGCCGCCTCGTCCGCCGAACCCGCGACCGCAGCGTGCGATCACACTGCCGCCCGTCCCGGCGCTCCCGGTGCGACCGCTGGAACTGGCCCCGCCCGCAGCACAGCCCAGGGTGGAGATCGGCCTGCCTCCGCTGCTGCCGCGCGGGGCCAGCATCGCCGGCCGGCAGCCGGACGCGCGATCGCCCTGA
- a CDS encoding DUF2802 domain-containing protein — MNLDMTGQIVAATVAAAVLVLVLLQAASVIRLRRAYRALRAESAALQNELSALCAGASGVGAHLSRLDQQVMRLGERQDNLEAHDSMHREYDRAVKLVRNGSGVEEIMAQCNLIRTEAELLMRLHGGAQDRRHAAV; from the coding sequence ATGAATCTTGATATGACCGGACAGATCGTGGCGGCCACCGTCGCCGCCGCCGTGCTGGTGCTGGTGCTGCTGCAGGCGGCGAGCGTGATCCGTCTGCGCCGCGCCTACCGGGCGCTGCGCGCGGAATCCGCGGCGCTGCAGAACGAGTTGAGTGCGCTGTGCGCAGGCGCCTCCGGCGTGGGTGCGCACCTGAGCCGGCTGGATCAGCAGGTCATGCGGCTGGGCGAACGCCAGGACAACCTGGAGGCGCACGACTCGATGCACCGCGAGTACGACCGCGCGGTCAAACTCGTGCGCAACGGCTCCGGCGTCGAAGAGATCATGGCGCAGTGCAATCTTATCCGTACCGAGGCCGAGCTGCTGATGCGCCTGCATGGCGGGGCGCAGGATCGCCGGCACGCCGCGGTCTGA
- the amrS gene encoding AmmeMemoRadiSam system radical SAM enzyme has translation MTASAGVELESAATVPTRYWHALADGRVQCDLCPRYCKLHEGQRGLCFVRACQDGRVVLTTYGRSSGYCIDPIEKKPLNHFLPGTPVLSFGTAGCNLACKFCQNWDISKSREFDTLADAAAPETIARAARELGCRSVAFTYNDPVIFHEYAIDVAQACREQGIRTVAVTAGYVCPGPRAEFYRHMDAANVDLKAFTERFYKHVTGSQLAAVLDTLVYLRHQTQVWFELTTLLIPGENDSAAEIDAMTRWVVEHLGPDVPMHFTAFHPDWKMTDTPPTPPATLTRAREIARANGVRHAYTGNVHDAAGGSTFCHHCGGLLIQRDWYVLGEWNLDARGRCRSCGTPCAGVFEPKPGAWGARRLPVRLKDYAISEERGQT, from the coding sequence ATGACTGCATCCGCCGGTGTTGAGCTCGAGAGCGCGGCCACCGTGCCGACGCGCTACTGGCACGCGCTGGCCGACGGCCGCGTGCAGTGCGACCTGTGCCCGCGCTACTGCAAGCTGCACGAGGGGCAGCGCGGACTGTGCTTCGTGCGCGCCTGCCAGGACGGACGCGTCGTATTGACGACCTATGGCCGCTCCAGCGGCTACTGCATCGACCCGATCGAGAAGAAGCCGCTCAACCACTTCCTGCCCGGCACGCCGGTGCTTTCCTTCGGCACCGCCGGCTGCAACTTGGCCTGCAAGTTCTGCCAGAACTGGGACATCAGCAAGTCGCGCGAATTCGATACCCTGGCCGATGCCGCAGCGCCGGAGACCATCGCCCGCGCGGCGCGCGAACTCGGCTGCCGCAGCGTGGCCTTCACCTACAACGACCCGGTGATCTTCCACGAATACGCCATCGACGTCGCGCAGGCCTGCCGCGAGCAGGGCATCAGGACCGTGGCGGTCACCGCCGGCTACGTCTGCCCCGGGCCGCGCGCCGAGTTCTACCGCCACATGGACGCGGCCAACGTCGATCTCAAGGCCTTCACCGAGCGTTTCTACAAACACGTCACCGGTTCGCAGCTCGCTGCGGTGCTGGATACGCTGGTCTATCTCAGGCATCAGACGCAGGTGTGGTTCGAGCTGACCACGCTGCTGATCCCGGGGGAAAATGACTCCGCCGCCGAGATCGACGCCATGACGCGCTGGGTGGTGGAGCACCTCGGGCCGGACGTGCCGATGCATTTCACGGCCTTCCATCCGGACTGGAAGATGACGGACACGCCGCCGACCCCGCCGGCCACGCTGACGCGTGCGCGCGAGATCGCCCGCGCCAACGGCGTGCGCCACGCCTATACCGGCAATGTGCACGACGCCGCGGGCGGCAGCACCTTCTGCCATCACTGCGGTGGGCTGCTGATCCAGCGCGACTGGTATGTTCTGGGGGAATGGAACCTGGATGCGCGCGGCCGTTGCCGTAGCTGCGGGACGCCGTGCGCCGGGGTGTTCGAGCCGAAGCCCGGCGCCTGGGGCGCGCGGCGGCTGCCGGTGCGGCTGAAGGATTACGCCATTAGTGAAGAGCGGGGACAGACTTAA
- a CDS encoding flagellar motor protein, giving the protein MDMLTIAGVALAFIAILGGNALEGGHLSSLLQLTAFLIVFGGTTGAVLIQTPFNIFMRSLKMTMWVVFPPKVAAAEAIQKIVNWSNIARKEGLLGLESVTESEPDQFARKGLQLLVDGSDPQAIRAIMEVEVGVHEYHDTQAAKVYEGMGGYSPTIGIIGAVMGLIHVMANLADPSKLGSGIAVAFVATIYGVGLANLFFLPIANKLKGIVHVHTQFREMIIEGIVSIAEGENPRNIETKLQGYIH; this is encoded by the coding sequence TTGGATATGCTGACCATAGCCGGTGTCGCGCTCGCCTTCATCGCGATACTCGGTGGCAACGCGCTGGAAGGCGGGCACCTCTCGTCGCTGTTGCAGCTGACGGCGTTTCTCATCGTGTTTGGCGGCACCACCGGCGCCGTCCTGATCCAGACCCCGTTCAACATCTTCATGCGTTCGCTCAAGATGACCATGTGGGTCGTCTTCCCGCCCAAGGTCGCCGCGGCGGAGGCCATACAGAAGATCGTCAACTGGAGCAATATCGCGCGCAAGGAGGGCCTGCTCGGCCTGGAGTCGGTCACCGAAAGCGAGCCCGATCAGTTCGCCCGCAAGGGATTGCAGCTGCTGGTGGACGGCAGCGACCCGCAGGCGATCCGCGCCATCATGGAAGTGGAAGTGGGCGTCCATGAATATCACGACACCCAGGCGGCCAAGGTGTACGAGGGCATGGGTGGTTACTCCCCCACGATCGGCATCATCGGCGCCGTCATGGGTCTCATTCACGTCATGGCGAACCTGGCCGATCCCAGCAAGCTGGGTTCGGGCATCGCGGTGGCATTCGTGGCCACGATCTACGGCGTCGGCCTCGCCAACCTGTTTTTCCTGCCGATAGCCAACAAGCTCAAGGGCATCGTGCACGTCCATACGCAGTTCCGCGAGATGATCATCGAAGGCATCGTGTCCATCGCCGAAGGGGAAAACCCGCGCAACATCGAGACCAAGCTGCAGGGCTACATCCACTGA